The genomic region AGCTATCCGGCGCATCCCAGAAGCTGCGGCGGGCTTCGGTGTTGGCTTGGCGCCGCGACAGGCCGATGTCGTTGAGGGCGCTGTCGTCCAGCGCCTTCAGCGCCCGGCGCTGCTTCCAGACAGCGAGACGAGCGGTCAGCCCGGCGATCAGCGAGGGGCGGCTCGGGGCGGTGGCGCAGGTTTGGCTGATATAGGTCATTGGTCTTGTCCTTTCCGGTGTTCTTGATGCGTTGTCGGTCGTCGATCAATTCTGTTGATGTGTATGACGAAGTATGATTGATATTGAAAACGAATGTTTTTGAAGTCTTCCATCAAGGATTGTGATGATGCGGAATTTGGATATCACCACCCTGCGGTCATTTATGGCCGTCGCAGACAATGGCGGCGTGACCCGCGCTGCCGGCTTTCTGCATTTGACGCAATCAGCGGTGTCGATGCAGCTCAAACGACTAGAGGAGTTGCTGGGCCAGCAATTGCTGGACCGCTCCGGGCGCACCATTGCCCTGACCGGATCAGGAGAGCAGCTTTTGGCCTATGCCCGCCGCATTGTTAAGCTCAACGACGAGGCGATAGGGCGGCTGACCGATCAGGTCTATGAGGGGGAAATCGTTCTGGGGGTGCCGCATGACATTGTCTACCCGTCGATCCCGCAGGTGTTGCAACGGTTTCACGCCGCCTATCCACGGGTGCGGGTGCAATTGATTTCCAGCTATACTCGCAATCTGAAAGAGCAGTTTTCAAAAGGCAAGATTGATCTGATCCTCACCACCGAAAGCACCAGCACCGAAGACAGCGAGACCCTGGCCGAGCGCCCATTGTGCTGGATCGGGGCGCCAAATGGGTCGGCCTGGCGCCAGCGCCCTCTGCCACTGGCCTATTGTCTTCACTGTGCGTTCCGCCCCAAAGTGGTTGCCGAGTTAGACAAAATGGACATCGCCTGGGATCTGGTGGTGGAAACCGAAAGTGACCGCACGGTCGAAGCCACAGTGGCGGCGGATCTGGCGATCCAAACGATGATTGAAGGCACCGAACCGCCGCATCTGGCGCAGATCGATCATGGCGGCAGCCTGCCGGAGCTGCCGGTGCAGATGGTCAACCTTTATGGGGCCGAGGTCACCGGATCCCATATCGTCGCCGAGATGTCGGGGTTCCTGCGGCAGGCGTTTAGCACCGTCTCCACGCCGCTGGCGGCGCCGCACTGGCACGCCGCCTAAGAATTGCGTCAATTTGGCCGATAGGTCAGGTGCTGCCCGGCCTATCGGCCGGGCAAATTGGTTGCGGTTCTAGATGGGCTGCCCCGGCATGGTAATCACCACCTTGCCTGTCGACTTGCGATTGCGCAGCAAATCCATGCCCTCGGCCACCCGCTCCAGCGGCAGGCAGTGGCTGATATGCGGATGCAACCGCCCCTCGACAAACCAGCCCAGCAGCCTGTCCAGAGACCCGCGCACCACCTCGGGGTGGGATTTGAGATAGCCTCCAATGTAAAAGCCGATGACGGTCAGATTCTTGACCAGCAGATGATTGGCCGGGATCTGCGGGATGTCACCGCTGGCGAAGCCAATAGGCAGCAGGCGGCCGCCGGGATTTGTGGCGCGGAAGGCGGCTTTCCACAGCGCGCCGCCGACCACATCATAAACCACATCCGCCCCTCCCAGCGCCTTCACCACCTCTGTTAAATCGTCACCGGCATCAATCAGGTGGTCTGCCCCGGCGGCGCGCGCCACCGCCAATTTGTCAGCCCCGCGGGCCTGCGCAATCACCCGGGCGCCCATCTGCTTGCCGATCTCGACGGCGGTCAGACCGGCGCCGCCGGCCGCACCAGTCACCAGCAGCGTTTCGCCGGGGCGCAACCGGGCACAGTGATCCAACGCCACATGGCTGGTGCCATAAGCGATCTGAAACGCGGCTGCCTGCTCAAAGCTCATCTGGTCGGGGATCTTCACCGCACGGCTGGCCGCAAATGCGCCACTTTCCGCCAGCCCGCCGTGGCCGCAGAACACTGCAACCCGATCCCCCACTGCAAACCCGGAAACCTGCGCCCCAAGCGCGGTGATGACGCCGGAAATCTCCATGCCCAGGGTGAAGGGCAGATCCGGGGTGTCCTGATAGGTCGCATTCAGCATTAGTAGATCTGCGAAGTTCAACCCACAGGCGAATATCCTGACCTGTATTTGCTCCGATCCCGGTTGGGACGCGTCAATTTGCAGCAGCCGGGGAGGGCCGCCGGAGGCAGGCATATGATACGCACGCATACTAAAACTCCCTGTTTTTCTGTCCCTAAGACGATTTTGATGAAATCTGTAAAATTAGAATCATTAATATTCACCCTCACTATTATTGGGGATGAGTCGCAGCACTTCACTACACCAGATACGAGAAAAAAAGATCGGTAAAATCAGATATTTGGAATAAAGCCACCGGCAGCCGGGTGGGGATGGGGTTGAATTCAACCAAGAAGAGCGTAATGTTAACACAGTGGTTGAGTTTGGCGTGTTGGATGGGGATAGATTGAGGACGGGCTAGGTAATTGGCACAGTCTTTCAGTCGTTATTTGGCCGCCAGGCATTTGACCTAAAATTTAGATGAGGAGAGAAGCATGGCTCATCCCGTAGATGTGCATGTGGGCAAGCGGATCCGGCACCGCCGCTGGTTGACTGGCATGACCCAACAGCAGCTGGCCGAACAGGTTGGCATCAAGTTTCAGCAAATCCAAAAATACGAGACCGGCGCCAATCGCGTCAGCGCCTCGCGGCTGTGGGATATTTCGGATTCGCTGACTGTTCCGGTGAGTTTCTTTTTCGAAGGCCTAGAAGGGGCGGCCGATTCAGGATCTGATAAATCCTCGGTGCCCGCCGACCTGATGGGCGACAAGGAAGCTCTCGATCTTGTTCGCTCCTACTATGCGATTCCTGAAAACCAGCGTCGCCGGTTGTTTGAACTGGCCCGGGTGCTCAGCGACGTCGCCTGATCGCGACTGGCCTTTAGGCTTGAAGACCTGGCCATTGGGCTTGAAGACCTAGCCGTGAGGCTTGAGAATCTGGCCTTAAGGCTTGCAATAGACGCGGTTGAGTGGCAACCGATGGGGATGACCTCAACCGCGTTTACCGATCTCGAGATTGCCCATATGCTGGCGGATGCTGCCGGCACTGCAATCCTGCCCTATTTCCGCCGTTCCGACCTCTGTGCCGAGAACAAGCTGAAAGAGGGGTTTGACCCCGTCACCATCGCCGACAGCGCTGCCGAACTCGCTATGCGGGCGATCTTGGCGGATCACCGGCCTCAGGATGGTATTTGGGGCGAAGAATTCGGGCAGACACTGGGCTCCTCCGGGCGCAGCTGGGTGCTGGACCCGATCGACGGCACCCGCGGCTTTATCAGTGGCACCCCGACCTGGGGCGTCTTGATCGCCCTGAGCGATGACCAGGGGCCGTTTTTGGGCATTGTCGATCAGCCCTATACGGGCGAGCGTTTTGTCGGATCTAGCGATGGCGCAACGATGACCGGACCGCTGGGACCACAGGCCTTGCAAACCCGCGCAACCACCACGCTGGATCAGGCCATTCTGTTCACCACCTTCCCCGAGGTCGGCACCCCAGCCGAACGCGCCGGGTTTGACAGTGTCTCGGCGCAGGTCAAGCTGACCCGCTATGGCATGGATTGTTACGCCTATGCGCTGCTGGCGGCGGGGCAGGTGGATCTGGTGATCGAGGCCGGGCTGAACGCCTATGATATCCAGGGCCCGATCGCGGTGATCCAGGCGGCTGGCGGCATTGTCACCAACTGGCAGGGCGGCCCGGCCCATAACGGCGGCCGGGTGTTGGCGGCGGCCAACCCACAAATCCACGCCGCAGCTTTGGCGCTCCTGAAAAAAGCTTGAGCCGGATCTGACCTTCGGCTATTTTACAAAAGCCGAGTCCTTTGCCCCTTCTGTCGGCCCAAATACACACTTCGTAGCGAAGCGGGCCAACATACGAAGTGTGAGGGGCTATGCCTGAAATTCTGATTCAAAACGCCGATACC from Parasedimentitalea psychrophila harbors:
- a CDS encoding DUF1127 domain-containing protein, translating into MTYISQTCATAPSRPSLIAGLTARLAVWKQRRALKALDDSALNDIGLSRRQANTEARRSFWDAPDSWRC
- a CDS encoding LysR family transcriptional regulator; the encoded protein is MRNLDITTLRSFMAVADNGGVTRAAGFLHLTQSAVSMQLKRLEELLGQQLLDRSGRTIALTGSGEQLLAYARRIVKLNDEAIGRLTDQVYEGEIVLGVPHDIVYPSIPQVLQRFHAAYPRVRVQLISSYTRNLKEQFSKGKIDLILTTESTSTEDSETLAERPLCWIGAPNGSAWRQRPLPLAYCLHCAFRPKVVAELDKMDIAWDLVVETESDRTVEATVAADLAIQTMIEGTEPPHLAQIDHGGSLPELPVQMVNLYGAEVTGSHIVAEMSGFLRQAFSTVSTPLAAPHWHAA
- a CDS encoding NADPH:quinone oxidoreductase family protein — translated: MRAYHMPASGGPPRLLQIDASQPGSEQIQVRIFACGLNFADLLMLNATYQDTPDLPFTLGMEISGVITALGAQVSGFAVGDRVAVFCGHGGLAESGAFAASRAVKIPDQMSFEQAAAFQIAYGTSHVALDHCARLRPGETLLVTGAAGGAGLTAVEIGKQMGARVIAQARGADKLAVARAAGADHLIDAGDDLTEVVKALGGADVVYDVVGGALWKAAFRATNPGGRLLPIGFASGDIPQIPANHLLVKNLTVIGFYIGGYLKSHPEVVRGSLDRLLGWFVEGRLHPHISHCLPLERVAEGMDLLRNRKSTGKVVITMPGQPI
- a CDS encoding helix-turn-helix domain-containing protein — encoded protein: MAHPVDVHVGKRIRHRRWLTGMTQQQLAEQVGIKFQQIQKYETGANRVSASRLWDISDSLTVPVSFFFEGLEGAADSGSDKSSVPADLMGDKEALDLVRSYYAIPENQRRRLFELARVLSDVA
- the hisN gene encoding histidinol-phosphatase, whose protein sequence is MTSTAFTDLEIAHMLADAAGTAILPYFRRSDLCAENKLKEGFDPVTIADSAAELAMRAILADHRPQDGIWGEEFGQTLGSSGRSWVLDPIDGTRGFISGTPTWGVLIALSDDQGPFLGIVDQPYTGERFVGSSDGATMTGPLGPQALQTRATTTLDQAILFTTFPEVGTPAERAGFDSVSAQVKLTRYGMDCYAYALLAAGQVDLVIEAGLNAYDIQGPIAVIQAAGGIVTNWQGGPAHNGGRVLAAANPQIHAAALALLKKA